In Juglans regia cultivar Chandler chromosome 13, Walnut 2.0, whole genome shotgun sequence, the following proteins share a genomic window:
- the LOC108994004 gene encoding CLAVATA3/ESR (CLE)-related protein 16, with protein MNIVPSQGLRARGSTARHAGASTAIFLLWVVLIFTQISLSFAAAHHEDSGGRLFRSPPRKERFSETPTTTLFHAPSSTTSTTPAQAVANNGDLRETLYGDEKRIIHTGPNPLHN; from the coding sequence ATGAATATAGTTCCGTCACAAGGTCTAAGAGCAAGAGGGAGTACTGCTAGGCATGCTGGAGCTTCTACTGCAATTTTCCTCTTGTGGGTCGTATTAATTTTCACCCAGATAAGTTTGTCTTTCGCTGCTGCTCATCATGAAGATTCCGGAGGCCGGCTTTTTAGGTCTCCGCCGAGGAAAGAGAGGTTTTCCGAGACGCCGACGACGACGTTGTTTCATGCACCTTCgagtactactagtactactccAGCTCAGGCTGTGGCCAATAATGGTGACCTGCGAGAGACCCTATATGGAGACGAAAAGAGAATAATTCATACAGGTCCAAATCCTCTTCACAACTAG